Proteins encoded in a region of the Salmo trutta chromosome 34, fSalTru1.1, whole genome shotgun sequence genome:
- the mterf1 gene encoding transcription termination factor 1, mitochondrial — protein sequence MTLMPGVQGLLGLHRTLVPAFSCFVSSPAQLTSVGLPRWLCTVTATVSDSKPSVGPENESLLESLTFMGVDVKMVRQRQPGVLRKVITNEQGLAHFLHCKGASRKVVAGIISRYPRAITRSGEHLEQRWAMWRRVFKSDSEIVSILDRSPESFFRSSDNDNLEKNIVFLGSLGLNTKDLHRLLTTAPRTFSNSVELNRQMVEFLEDVCAELGGEDPGQFAKVVISRNLYILIRSTKRVKANIDFLKATFKMSDPELLALLQGAGAEILDLSNEYLKRNLKMLQEKLASLGCRKVDVKKLIVCYPTVLFIGSDTLSSKLDCLLKGGITMRQILEKPKVLEYSTQNITGRLEELHKLRYDFEKNGINILDSSRKRFDAKLERLALSSEE from the coding sequence ATGACATTAATGCCAGGAGTCCAGGGTCTGCTAGGCCTTCACAGAACCCTTGTACCAGCTTTTAGCTGCTTTGTCTCATCTCCCGCCCAGCTGACATCTGTCGGTCTTCCCAGGTGGCTTTGCACCGTCACTGCAACTGTCAGCGACTCAAAGCCTTCAGTGGGACCTGAGAATGAGTCCTTGCTGGAGAGCTTGACCTTCATGGGGGTGGACGTGAAGATGGTGCGCCAGCGCCAACCGGGAGTGCTTCGCAAGGTCATCACCAACGAGCAAGGTCTGGCTCACTTTCTCCATTGCAAAGGCGCCAGCCGCAAAGTGGTGGCCGGCATCATCTCCCGCTACCCACGAGCCATCACTCGCTCGGGCGAGCACTTGGAGCAACGCTGGGCGATGTGGCGGAGGGTCTTCAAGAGCGACAGCGAAATCGTCAGCATTCTGGACCGCTCGCCCGAGTCCTTCTTCCGTTCGAGCGACAACGACAACCTGGAGAAGAACATCGTGTTCCTGGGATCGCTGGGCCTCAACACCAAGGACCTCCACCGCCTGCTGACCACGGCGCCACGGACCTTCTCCAACAGTGTCGAGCTCAACCGTCAGATGGTGGAGTTCCTGGAAGACGTGTGCGCCGAGTTGGGTGGAGAGGACCCTGGGCAGTTCGCCAAGGTAGTGATTTCCCGAAATCTCTATATCCTCATCCGTAGCACCAAGAGGGTGAAGGCAAATATTGACTTCCTCAAGGCGACTTTCAAGATGAGTGATCCAGAGCTGCTGGCTCTGCTGCAGGGTGCTGGGGCAGAAATCCTGGACCTCTCTAACGAGTACCTGAAGAGAAACCTCAAGATGCTTCAGGAGAAGCTGGCGTCTCTCGGCTGTCGGAAAGTCGACGTCAAGAAACTGATCGTCTGCTACCCCACTGTGCTGTTCATCGGGTCGGATACGCTGAGTTCAAAACTGGATTGTCTATTAAAGGGAGGGATCACTATGAGGCAGATACTGGAAAAACCTAAAGTCCTGGAGTACAGCACGCAGAACATCACAGGGCGACTAGAGGAGCTGCATAAACTCCGGTATGACTTTGAAAAGAACGGCATCAACATTCTGGACTCTAGCCGAAAACGGTTTGACGCCAAGTTGGAAAGACTGGCTCTCTCGTCAGAGGAATGA